A stretch of Mytilus edulis chromosome 11, xbMytEdul2.2, whole genome shotgun sequence DNA encodes these proteins:
- the LOC139495238 gene encoding immunoglobulin superfamily member 10-like isoform X2, whose amino-acid sequence MCNAHVCKEATTIPTTSITKVPTPPTMKHSTKVPILSTKMQTTPTTKLATKVPATTTTPPSPLVLISKSIIVLHSGHGRDQFTCIAENVDHLNIYVDGMKIKTISKITVSNIRYEGIVTIWRNATYKCEGVNIGTNQRASASVSIFVKGTVPYFPVKDTNDVYVQGGETVGLTCIPEGDPKPTITWTLPNMDSNTRQSFIDFYYERVEIRLKNMTPILAGTYTCAAHNPLGTATFTYHVFYKNTSIIPILTTQSTASLLIKPDIFLQQSINVTEGRTTLAIPCSADGIPVPKIHWSVDQGSMPTNIQQYQNYLIIHNVGLQDSGFYKCTATNKAGTTMKGIRIIVNPKPHIPPTVSLITNLQVQYGSTVHLHCNATGYPEPEILWFVNGVQGGKSKDFIIPMAKLIDTGAYVCVAVNDAGRDQKTSILLVSGTHPSIVTSTPTTVQTTSTKPVSLTCNATGNPPPTITWRFQAFVGPSHIQQTLSLDNSTLTLSHADRSGRAMCTASNPLGQVQASFSIILVSQSTILGR is encoded by the exons ATGTGTAATGCACATGTATGTAAGGAAG CAACGACAATACCAACAACATCAATAACAAAAGTTCCGACACCTCCTACAATGAAGCATTCAACAAAAGTTCCAATATTATCAACGAAAATGCAAACAACACCAACAACGAAGCTCGCAACAAAAGTTCCAGCAACAACCACGACGCCGCCTTCACCACTTGTTCTGATTTCTAAAAGCATAATAGTTCTCCATTCTGGACATGGTAGGGACCAGTTCACCTGTATAGCTGAAAATGTAGATCACTTGAATATATATGTCGATGGAATG aaaataaaaacaatatctaAGATAACTGTGAGTAATATTCGATATGAAGGAATAGTTACGATCTGGAGAAATGCAACGTATAAATGTGAGGGAGTCAACATAGGAACGAACCAGAGAGCCAGTGCATCAGTCTCTATATTTGTAAAAGGGA CTGTTCCTTACTTCCCGGTTAAAGATACGAACGATGTGTATGTACAAGGCGGGGAAACAGTTGGATTAACTTGCATACCGGAAGGTGACCCAAAGCCAACGATCACGTGGACGCTTCCTAATATG GATAGTAACACCAGACAaagttttattgatttctattatgAACGAGTTGAAATAAGATTAAAGAATATGACACCAATTCTGGCGGGAACGTACACATGTGCTGCTCACAATCCTCTTGGAACTGCAACGTTCACTTATCATGTTTTTTACAAGAATA ctTCAATAATACCAATCCTTACTACTCAGTCTACGGCATCCTTGCTGATAAAACCAGACATATTCTTACAGCAATCCATAAATGTAACAGAGGGCAGAACCACATTGGCTATCCCATGTTCAGCAGATGGTATTCCTGTTCCTAAAATCCATTGGTCAGTTGACCAG GGGTCAATGCCAACCAATATCCAACAGTATCAGAATTATTTGATTATACACAACGTTGGTCTACAGGACAGTGGGTTTTATAAATGTACAGCAACAAACAAAGCTGGAACAACAATGAAAGGAATCCGTATCATTGTCAACCCGAAAC CTCATATCCCTCCAACAGTTAGCCTAATAACAAACTTACAAGTTCAATACGGATCAACTGTTCATCTCCATTGCAATGCAACAGGTTATCCGGAACCGGAAATCTTGTGGTTTGTCAATGGT GTACAAGGTGGGAAATCAAAGGATTTTATAATACCCATGGCTAAACTTATAGATACAGGAGCTTACGTATGTGTTGCTGTTAATGATGCAGGAAGAGATCAAAAGACGTCAATTCTACTTGTTTCCGGAA CTCATCCTTCTATTGTGACATCGACGCCTACAACTGTCCAAACAACTTCCACTAAACCTGTGTCACTGACGTGTAATGCAACAGGAAATCCACCGCCAACAATCACATGGAGGTTTCAAGCA TTTGTAGGACCTAGTCATATTCAACAGACATTATCGTTAGATAACTCGACCTTGACATTGAGTCATGCCGATAGATCTGGGAGAGCAATGTGCACGGCATCCAATCCACTAGGACAAGTTCAAGCCtctttttcaatcattttagttTCAC AAAGTACTATCCTAGGCAGATAA
- the LOC139495238 gene encoding immunoglobulin superfamily member 10-like isoform X1 translates to MTVQAKTLLHLVLLSYACYNVVGLTCGNCQDVLKPEQCTTKTQCGADQLCGINQFMSNFALELRYHLRCMTKSLCSNLQSLPGDNLCVQCCNTSMCNTHVCREATTIPTTSITKVPTPPTMKHSTKVPILSTKMQTTPTTKLATKVPATTTTPPSPLVLISKSIIVLHSGHGRDQFTCIAENVDHLNIYVDGMKIKTISKITVSNIRYEGIVTIWRNATYKCEGVNIGTNQRASASVSIFVKGTVPYFPVKDTNDVYVQGGETVGLTCIPEGDPKPTITWTLPNMDSNTRQSFIDFYYERVEIRLKNMTPILAGTYTCAAHNPLGTATFTYHVFYKNTSIIPILTTQSTASLLIKPDIFLQQSINVTEGRTTLAIPCSADGIPVPKIHWSVDQGSMPTNIQQYQNYLIIHNVGLQDSGFYKCTATNKAGTTMKGIRIIVNPKPHIPPTVSLITNLQVQYGSTVHLHCNATGYPEPEILWFVNGVQGGKSKDFIIPMAKLIDTGAYVCVAVNDAGRDQKTSILLVSGTHPSIVTSTPTTVQTTSTKPVSLTCNATGNPPPTITWRFQAFVGPSHIQQTLSLDNSTLTLSHADRSGRAMCTASNPLGQVQASFSIILVSQSTILGR, encoded by the exons ATGACAGTGCAAGCTAAAACATTGCTAC atttggTTCTTCTATCTTACGCTTGTTATAATGTAGTAG GTTTAACTTGTGGTAACTGTCAAGACGTCCTTAAACCAGAACAATGCACAACAAAAACACAGTGCGGGGCTGACCAG ttgtgTGGAATTAATCAATTCATGTCGAACTTTGCCTTAGAACTGAGATATCACTTACGATGTATGACAAAATCA CTATGCAGTAATCTGCAGTCCTTACCGGGTGATAATTTATGTGTTCAGTGTTGTAATACCAGTATGTGTAATACACATGTCTGCCGTGAAG CAACGACAATACCAACAACATCAATAACAAAAGTTCCGACACCTCCTACAATGAAGCATTCAACAAAAGTTCCAATATTATCAACGAAAATGCAAACAACACCAACAACGAAGCTCGCAACAAAAGTTCCAGCAACAACCACGACGCCGCCTTCACCACTTGTTCTGATTTCTAAAAGCATAATAGTTCTCCATTCTGGACATGGTAGGGACCAGTTCACCTGTATAGCTGAAAATGTAGATCACTTGAATATATATGTCGATGGAATG aaaataaaaacaatatctaAGATAACTGTGAGTAATATTCGATATGAAGGAATAGTTACGATCTGGAGAAATGCAACGTATAAATGTGAGGGAGTCAACATAGGAACGAACCAGAGAGCCAGTGCATCAGTCTCTATATTTGTAAAAGGGA CTGTTCCTTACTTCCCGGTTAAAGATACGAACGATGTGTATGTACAAGGCGGGGAAACAGTTGGATTAACTTGCATACCGGAAGGTGACCCAAAGCCAACGATCACGTGGACGCTTCCTAATATG GATAGTAACACCAGACAaagttttattgatttctattatgAACGAGTTGAAATAAGATTAAAGAATATGACACCAATTCTGGCGGGAACGTACACATGTGCTGCTCACAATCCTCTTGGAACTGCAACGTTCACTTATCATGTTTTTTACAAGAATA ctTCAATAATACCAATCCTTACTACTCAGTCTACGGCATCCTTGCTGATAAAACCAGACATATTCTTACAGCAATCCATAAATGTAACAGAGGGCAGAACCACATTGGCTATCCCATGTTCAGCAGATGGTATTCCTGTTCCTAAAATCCATTGGTCAGTTGACCAG GGGTCAATGCCAACCAATATCCAACAGTATCAGAATTATTTGATTATACACAACGTTGGTCTACAGGACAGTGGGTTTTATAAATGTACAGCAACAAACAAAGCTGGAACAACAATGAAAGGAATCCGTATCATTGTCAACCCGAAAC CTCATATCCCTCCAACAGTTAGCCTAATAACAAACTTACAAGTTCAATACGGATCAACTGTTCATCTCCATTGCAATGCAACAGGTTATCCGGAACCGGAAATCTTGTGGTTTGTCAATGGT GTACAAGGTGGGAAATCAAAGGATTTTATAATACCCATGGCTAAACTTATAGATACAGGAGCTTACGTATGTGTTGCTGTTAATGATGCAGGAAGAGATCAAAAGACGTCAATTCTACTTGTTTCCGGAA CTCATCCTTCTATTGTGACATCGACGCCTACAACTGTCCAAACAACTTCCACTAAACCTGTGTCACTGACGTGTAATGCAACAGGAAATCCACCGCCAACAATCACATGGAGGTTTCAAGCA TTTGTAGGACCTAGTCATATTCAACAGACATTATCGTTAGATAACTCGACCTTGACATTGAGTCATGCCGATAGATCTGGGAGAGCAATGTGCACGGCATCCAATCCACTAGGACAAGTTCAAGCCtctttttcaatcattttagttTCAC AAAGTACTATCCTAGGCAGATAA